The Halococcus saccharolyticus DSM 5350 genome window below encodes:
- a CDS encoding helix-turn-helix domain-containing protein has protein sequence MEGRAEIDANVVVVAPVARLTDRQREVVATAAELGYYDVPRTATLADVATVLGVAASTVSDHLRKAESAMMSSVAEPPSSTSPSTRSARSVDDSEPKV, from the coding sequence ATGGAAGGTCGCGCCGAGATCGACGCCAACGTCGTCGTGGTCGCGCCGGTCGCCAGGCTCACCGACCGCCAGCGCGAGGTCGTGGCGACGGCCGCAGAGCTGGGCTACTACGACGTCCCACGGACGGCCACGCTGGCCGACGTCGCCACGGTTCTCGGTGTTGCGGCGTCGACGGTCTCCGATCACCTCCGAAAGGCCGAGAGCGCGATGATGAGTAGCGTCGCCGAACCGCCTTCGTCGACCAGTCCGTCGACCCGTAGCGCGCGGTCGGTCGACGACTCCGAACCGAAGGTATGA
- a CDS encoding SDR family oxidoreductase, which translates to MSTDFDLGDRVVLVTGASGALGSGICERFQEAGATVCATDLVAPDDDDSLLDADDVDFYEADFTDEADVERVVEAVVDAHGELDALCNIAGTWRGGQPIDETDTDEFGTVFDVNLKTMFLGSKHAIPHLRESDGAIVSVSAKSSLDGGEGDGPYRAAKAGVRLLTETIAEENRGELRANAIMPKVIDTPANRDMLPDADHESWPTPAEIAEVVLFLCSDAAGVTSGAAVPVYGEA; encoded by the coding sequence ATGTCGACCGACTTCGACCTCGGCGATCGAGTCGTACTCGTCACCGGTGCGAGCGGCGCGCTCGGCAGCGGGATCTGTGAGCGCTTTCAGGAGGCTGGCGCGACCGTCTGTGCGACCGATCTCGTTGCGCCCGACGACGATGACTCGCTGCTCGACGCCGACGACGTGGATTTCTACGAGGCCGATTTCACCGACGAGGCCGACGTCGAGCGCGTCGTCGAGGCGGTCGTCGACGCCCATGGAGAACTCGACGCGCTCTGTAACATTGCCGGAACGTGGCGCGGCGGCCAGCCGATCGACGAGACCGACACTGACGAGTTCGGAACGGTGTTCGACGTCAACCTGAAGACGATGTTCCTCGGCTCGAAGCACGCCATTCCCCATCTTCGCGAGTCCGACGGCGCGATCGTCTCGGTATCGGCGAAATCCTCGCTCGACGGTGGCGAGGGCGACGGTCCCTACCGCGCGGCGAAGGCTGGTGTCCGGCTGCTGACCGAAACGATCGCCGAAGAGAACCGAGGCGAACTGCGCGCGAACGCGATCATGCCGAAGGTGATCGACACGCCCGCGAACCGCGACATGCTGCCCGACGCCGACCACGAGTCCTGGCCCACCCCTGCGGAGATCGCCGAGGTCGTGCTGTTCCTGTGTAGCGACGCCGCCGGTGTCACGAGCGGTGCGGCGGTCCCTGTGTATGGGGAAGCGTAA
- a CDS encoding PQQ-dependent sugar dehydrogenase — translation MTSPNRSAATSSRRRFLSLTAVGTFAGVGGLAGAEAQSQPEVIRLGGEVAGWQGRAPEPITGETNPTLDLEPETDYRVVWENLDGIGHNFALLDSEENVLERTEVMSEEGDTQSFEFTAREEMAEYVCEPHITSMQGSISFGGGAGEGTTRTTSEDDDSESFIPTGATVRVETVADGDLAAPLDFEIAAEQRDRQFVVDRAGQVYVNEPDGLREEPFVDVSDRLAEITGEMGLLGLAFHPDFDENRRFYLRYSAPRREDTPENFDHTEVLSAFRASEDLERGLPDSERTLLEIPSPYDTHNSGAITFGPDGYLYVGMGDGGGGHDRGIGHVADWYERFDGGSGPDVAGNGQDVTENLLGSILRIDVDGEEGDTPYAIPDDNPLVGEDGFDEQYAWGFRNPWRMGFSNGRLFVADVGQKGFEEVSVVESGGNYGWNVREGTHCFEPGPEGSKTPPEECPERTPPDVRGGEPLIDPVIEYPHSYEDRGVGSAVIGGYVYENDTIGSLEGKYVFGDYRKPVETDEPTGSLFAATPTDDGLWDLEELVVENTESGLLGSFVLAFGRDDAGDLYVLTTDDPGAENESGAVHRIRQSATSTQAPTTTTNTTNTPSEATGVNTSGGTSTMAVQTPRRTSAATTTTDAIATNTTSSETSDPGTDRTSTTAAGANTAEATAGTSGSSGPGFGVLAGLAGLAGVAVHRLMGRDDT, via the coding sequence ATGACATCGCCGAATCGGTCGGCCGCCACTTCGTCGCGCCGTCGATTCCTCTCACTCACCGCGGTCGGCACGTTTGCTGGCGTCGGCGGGCTCGCAGGTGCCGAGGCCCAATCCCAACCCGAGGTCATCCGGCTCGGTGGCGAGGTCGCCGGCTGGCAGGGCCGTGCGCCCGAGCCGATTACGGGCGAAACCAACCCCACGCTGGACCTCGAACCGGAGACCGACTACCGCGTGGTCTGGGAGAATCTGGATGGGATAGGGCACAACTTCGCACTACTCGATTCCGAGGAAAACGTGCTCGAACGCACTGAGGTGATGAGCGAGGAGGGCGACACCCAATCCTTCGAGTTCACCGCGCGCGAGGAAATGGCGGAGTACGTCTGCGAGCCACACATCACCTCGATGCAGGGCTCGATCAGCTTCGGTGGCGGAGCGGGCGAGGGAACAACTCGAACGACGAGCGAGGACGACGATTCCGAGTCGTTCATCCCAACGGGGGCGACGGTGCGCGTCGAGACGGTCGCCGACGGCGACCTCGCTGCGCCGCTCGATTTCGAGATCGCCGCGGAGCAGCGGGATCGACAGTTCGTCGTCGACCGGGCCGGCCAGGTGTACGTCAACGAACCCGACGGCCTCCGCGAGGAGCCGTTCGTCGACGTGAGCGACCGGCTGGCCGAGATCACCGGCGAGATGGGGCTACTGGGTCTCGCCTTTCATCCCGATTTCGACGAAAATCGCCGGTTCTACCTGCGCTACAGCGCACCACGACGCGAAGACACTCCTGAGAACTTCGATCACACCGAGGTGCTCTCGGCCTTTCGAGCGAGTGAGGACTTGGAGCGGGGCCTCCCCGACTCCGAACGGACGCTTCTCGAAATCCCGTCGCCGTACGACACCCACAACTCCGGCGCGATCACGTTCGGTCCCGACGGGTATCTCTACGTGGGAATGGGCGACGGTGGCGGTGGCCACGACCGAGGGATTGGCCACGTCGCGGACTGGTACGAGCGCTTCGACGGCGGCAGCGGACCTGACGTGGCCGGAAACGGCCAGGACGTTACCGAGAACCTCCTGGGATCGATTCTCCGGATCGACGTCGACGGCGAGGAGGGGGACACGCCCTACGCGATCCCCGACGACAACCCCCTCGTCGGCGAGGACGGCTTCGACGAGCAGTATGCGTGGGGGTTTCGCAACCCGTGGCGAATGGGATTTTCGAACGGGAGGCTGTTCGTGGCCGACGTCGGCCAGAAGGGGTTTGAGGAGGTCAGCGTCGTCGAGAGCGGTGGCAACTACGGCTGGAACGTCCGTGAAGGAACTCACTGTTTCGAACCGGGTCCCGAGGGCAGCAAGACGCCACCCGAAGAGTGTCCCGAACGGACCCCGCCCGATGTCCGTGGTGGCGAACCACTGATCGATCCGGTCATCGAGTACCCGCACAGCTACGAGGATCGAGGCGTCGGCTCGGCGGTCATCGGCGGCTACGTCTACGAGAACGACACGATCGGGTCTCTTGAGGGCAAGTACGTTTTCGGCGACTATCGGAAACCGGTGGAGACCGACGAGCCGACCGGGTCGCTGTTCGCCGCCACACCGACCGACGACGGACTCTGGGACCTCGAGGAACTCGTGGTCGAGAACACCGAGAGCGGTCTGCTCGGTAGTTTCGTCCTCGCGTTCGGACGAGACGACGCTGGCGACCTCTACGTGCTCACGACTGACGACCCAGGTGCCGAGAACGAAAGCGGCGCGGTCCATCGTATCCGCCAGTCAGCGACGTCCACGCAGGCCCCGACCACAACCACGAACACCACAAATACGCCCTCCGAAGCCACAGGTGTGAACACGAGTGGAGGGACCAGTACGATGGCTGTCCAAACGCCGAGACGAACCTCCGCCGCGACGACCACGACGGACGCGATCGCGACAAACACGACGAGCAGCGAGACGAGCGATCCGGGAACCGACCGAACGAGTACGACGGCGGCCGGCGCGAACACCGCGGAAGCGACCGCTGGGACGAGCGGATCATCGGGTCCTGGCTTCGGCGTGCTCGCCGGTCTCGCCGGACTCGCGGGCGTCGCTGTACACCGTCTCATGGGGCGCGACGACACGTAG
- a CDS encoding acyl-CoA carboxylase subunit beta has translation MTDDHEDPIEELRARKRAAELGGGEERIESQHEKGKMTARERIDYFLDDDTFHEFDQLRTHRSTNFDMEERKIPGDGVVTGYGDVDGRTVFVFAHDFTVFGGSLGEVFAQKVCKVMDEAMEVGAPIIGLNDSAGARIQEGIDSLAGYAEVFHRNQQASGVVPQISAIMGPCAGGAVYSPAITDFIFMVEETSHMFITGPDVIETVTGEEVSFEELGGASTHTGESGVAHFSEADEKQALDDIRRLLSYLPQNNVEDPPRVDPWDDPDRQDDELKDLVPDAPRKPYDITAVIERIVDEGSFFSVADSYARNLVTAFARLDGRPVGVVANQPRVNAGTLDIDASLKGSRFVRFCDAFNIPLVTFVDVPGFMPGTDQEKGGIIKHGAKLLYAYSEATVPLLTVITRKAYGGAYDVMASKHIEADVNYAWPTAEIAVMGPQGAVNVLYDDELDAADDTEARREELIDEYRDTFANPYTAAERGFVDDVIEPHTTRPILIDDLEMLSNKRKTGPDRKHGNIPL, from the coding sequence ATGACGGACGATCACGAGGATCCGATCGAGGAGCTCCGGGCACGGAAGCGCGCCGCCGAACTCGGCGGCGGCGAGGAGCGCATCGAGTCCCAGCACGAGAAGGGGAAGATGACCGCGCGCGAGCGGATCGACTACTTCCTCGACGACGACACCTTCCACGAGTTCGATCAGCTCCGAACCCACCGGAGCACGAACTTCGACATGGAGGAGCGAAAGATTCCGGGCGACGGCGTCGTCACAGGATATGGCGACGTCGACGGCCGGACGGTGTTCGTCTTCGCCCACGACTTCACGGTGTTTGGTGGATCATTGGGCGAGGTGTTCGCCCAGAAGGTCTGCAAGGTGATGGACGAGGCGATGGAGGTCGGCGCGCCGATCATCGGCCTGAACGATTCGGCGGGCGCACGCATCCAGGAGGGGATCGACTCCTTGGCCGGGTACGCCGAGGTGTTCCACCGAAACCAGCAGGCCTCGGGGGTCGTCCCCCAGATCTCGGCGATCATGGGGCCCTGCGCCGGCGGTGCGGTCTACTCGCCCGCCATCACGGATTTCATCTTCATGGTCGAGGAGACTTCTCACATGTTCATCACCGGTCCGGACGTGATCGAGACCGTCACCGGTGAGGAGGTCTCCTTCGAGGAGCTCGGTGGCGCGTCGACTCATACCGGCGAGAGCGGCGTCGCCCACTTCTCTGAGGCCGACGAGAAGCAGGCACTCGACGATATCCGGCGGCTGCTCTCGTATCTCCCCCAGAACAACGTCGAGGACCCGCCGCGCGTCGACCCGTGGGACGATCCCGACCGCCAGGACGACGAACTCAAAGATCTCGTTCCCGACGCACCCAGAAAGCCCTACGACATCACCGCCGTTATCGAGCGGATCGTCGACGAGGGGTCGTTCTTCTCGGTCGCGGATTCCTACGCTCGCAACCTCGTGACCGCGTTCGCGCGGCTCGACGGCCGGCCAGTGGGCGTGGTCGCGAACCAGCCCCGAGTCAACGCCGGTACGCTGGATATCGACGCCTCGCTCAAGGGATCGCGGTTCGTCCGGTTCTGTGATGCGTTCAACATCCCGCTCGTGACGTTCGTCGACGTGCCTGGCTTCATGCCCGGCACCGACCAGGAGAAAGGCGGGATCATCAAACACGGCGCAAAACTCCTGTATGCGTACTCTGAGGCCACGGTTCCCCTCCTCACCGTTATCACCAGAAAGGCCTACGGCGGCGCGTACGACGTGATGGCGTCGAAACACATCGAGGCCGACGTGAACTACGCGTGGCCCACCGCCGAAATCGCGGTGATGGGGCCCCAGGGTGCGGTCAACGTGCTCTACGACGACGAACTCGACGCGGCCGACGACACCGAGGCCCGCCGGGAGGAGCTGATCGACGAGTACCGAGACACTTTCGCGAACCCCTACACGGCGGCCGAGCGCGGGTTCGTCGACGACGTGATCGAACCCCACACCACCCGCCCGATCCTGATCGACGACCTCGAAATGCTGTCGAACAAGCGAAAGACCGGTCCCGACCGGAAACACGGGAACATTCCGCTGTAA
- a CDS encoding sodium-dependent transporter — protein sequence MAERETWATRLGFLLAAIGSAVGLGNIWRFPFQTSANGGSAFLIVYLLAVLVIGLPAILAEFVIGRRANTSAIGAFRKLGRPRWWFVGAVGVIAAFWTLSYYSVIGGWVIRYIGGSVTGSALAAPEGYFGAISVGLSSIGTHAVFMLITIGIVALGIEDGIELATKVMVPAIVVMLVGLAVFAATLPGAGGGYAFFLDPDFDAVISNLGSVLPAAFGQALFSLSLGFSVMITYASYLGEDDSLPVDGFSIAVSNTAIGVLAGLVVLPLLFAQGIEAGGGGPGAVFVAIPTALAELPGGGLVGQAVGVVFFGVILIAALSSAISLLEAVVAYLVDNYGFSRLPTAAGLGGVIFVLGIPSAYDTAWLSWFDGIGVTLLLPLAVLLAVLFVGWVLGRDAIDELRTGSTGGSLAPIWLWWLRTVVLAVVVVVVLLNFNDLFLTPEAGDYYIVPGPLR from the coding sequence ATGGCAGAACGCGAAACCTGGGCGACGAGACTCGGCTTCCTCCTCGCGGCGATCGGTAGTGCAGTGGGGTTGGGCAATATCTGGCGTTTTCCGTTTCAGACCTCGGCGAACGGTGGCTCGGCGTTCCTGATCGTTTACCTCCTCGCGGTGTTGGTGATCGGGCTGCCGGCGATCCTCGCGGAGTTCGTGATCGGCCGGCGGGCGAACACCAGTGCGATCGGGGCCTTCCGGAAGCTCGGCCGGCCGAGGTGGTGGTTCGTCGGCGCGGTCGGCGTGATCGCGGCCTTCTGGACCCTCTCGTACTACAGCGTGATCGGCGGATGGGTGATCCGATACATCGGCGGCAGCGTCACCGGCAGCGCGCTCGCCGCGCCCGAGGGGTACTTCGGGGCGATCTCTGTAGGACTGTCCTCGATCGGCACCCACGCGGTCTTCATGCTGATCACGATCGGAATCGTCGCGCTCGGGATCGAGGACGGTATCGAACTCGCGACGAAGGTGATGGTTCCCGCGATCGTCGTCATGCTGGTCGGGCTCGCGGTGTTCGCGGCGACGCTGCCCGGCGCAGGCGGGGGCTACGCTTTCTTCCTCGACCCCGACTTCGATGCCGTGATTTCGAACCTCGGAAGCGTGCTCCCCGCGGCGTTCGGTCAGGCACTGTTCAGCCTCTCGCTCGGGTTCAGCGTGATGATCACCTACGCCTCCTACCTCGGTGAGGACGACAGCCTCCCGGTCGACGGGTTCTCGATCGCGGTCTCGAACACCGCCATCGGCGTGCTCGCCGGGCTCGTGGTGCTCCCGTTGCTGTTCGCCCAGGGGATCGAAGCCGGCGGGGGTGGTCCCGGGGCGGTATTCGTTGCCATCCCGACCGCGCTTGCGGAGCTGCCCGGCGGCGGGCTGGTGGGTCAGGCGGTCGGGGTCGTCTTCTTCGGCGTCATTCTGATCGCGGCACTCTCGTCGGCGATCAGCCTGCTCGAAGCCGTCGTCGCCTACCTCGTCGACAACTACGGGTTCTCTCGACTTCCGACTGCGGCGGGACTCGGTGGAGTCATCTTCGTCCTCGGGATCCCCTCGGCGTACGACACCGCGTGGCTCAGCTGGTTCGACGGGATCGGCGTCACGCTTCTCCTCCCGCTCGCCGTGCTGCTTGCGGTGCTGTTCGTCGGCTGGGTGCTCGGCCGCGATGCGATCGACGAGCTCCGGACGGGATCGACGGGCGGCTCGCTCGCACCGATCTGGCTCTGGTGGCTCCGGACGGTGGTCCTCGCGGTGGTGGTGGTGGTCGTCCTGCTCAACTTCAACGACCTGTTCCTCACGCCCGAGGCGGGCGATTACTACATCGTCCCCGGACCGCTCCGATAG